A region of Lycium barbarum isolate Lr01 chromosome 3, ASM1917538v2, whole genome shotgun sequence DNA encodes the following proteins:
- the LOC132634047 gene encoding probable WRKY transcription factor 14: MGDNSGDLGAVVRNCNINRLNNVVVPSLGIKSQTFENDVDWNFFDILLDDDHDGIPFKGLAEFISRDLPTAHEQKPNDQSSSIINPTTLIPIQPAQFSKPIIHLPPPSPPLALRVPVAAIPCVPAATPYQLINQQQQVVMHAKVHPTFTVPNRNALIQTRRRKNQSEKIVIYELRQEELVDDTWAWRKYGQKTIRTSPFPRNYYRCSTSKSCRAKKHIERSPKAEKLFIVAYSGEHNHSPPPTTDHSYLSGRWTRGAKSKLPKGINIVPRALNFNSSSCNRSRRRSNVSPISLPTPTLEIESASANKNEMVVAERKGNDEDIVVLIPNKLAGEDIIRNFEELKGIACNKCASSIMG, translated from the exons ATGGGTGATAACAGTGGGGATCTAGGTGCAGTTGTAAGAAACTGCAACATTAATAGACTTAACAACGTTGTAGTTCCTAGTTTAGGCATAAAGTCTCAGACTTTTGAAAATGATGTTGATTGGAATTTTTTTGACATTCTTTTAGATGATGACCATGATGGCATACCTTTCAAAGGATTAGCTGAATTTATTTCTAGGGATTTGCCAACTGCTCACGAGCAAAAACCAAATGATCAATCTTCTTCGATCATCAACCCCACAACTCTCATTCCTATTCAGCCAGCTCAGTTTAGCAAACCAATAATTCATCTTCCCCCTCCTTCACCACCACTAGCATTGCGTGTGCCAGTAGCAGCGATACCGTGTGTGCCAGCAGCAACCCCATATCAATTGATTAATCAACAGCAACAAGTCGTGATGCATGCTAAAGTTCATCCTACTTTTACTGTGCCCAATAGAAATGCtctgatccagactcgtagaag GAAAAATCAGTCGGAAAAGATAGTTATCTATGAATTGAGACAAGAAGAACTCGTGGATGATACATGGGCATGGCGTAAGTACGGTCAAAAGACAATAAGAACTTCTCCATTCCCGAG GAACTATTATAGGTGTAGTACCTCAAAAAGCTGCAGAGCAAAGAAGCACATTGAGAGAAGCCCAAAGGCTGAAAAACTTTTCATCGTGGCCTATTCTGGTGAACACAACCATTCTCCGCCGCCCACTACCGATCATAGTTATCTCTCTGGGCGCTGGACCCGCGGTGCCAAATCTAAGCTTCCAAAAGGCATAAATATTGTGCCTAGAGCATTAAATTTTAATTCATCCTCCTGTAATCGCTCTCGACGACGTTCAAATGTCTCTCCAATTAGCTTACCTACTCCTACACTTGAAATCGAGAGTGCATCCGCAAATAAAAACGAAATGGTGGTGGCGGAGAGAAAAGGTAACGACGAGGATATAGTTGTTTTGATTCCTAACAAATTAGCGGGTGAAGATATTATCAGGAATTTTGAAGAACTCAAAGGAATTGCTTGTAACAAATGTGCCAGCTCCATAATGGGATAA